In a genomic window of Mycolicibacillus parakoreensis:
- a CDS encoding type I restriction-modification system subunit M: MSKLGNFVWGIADQLRGVYKPHQYGGVILPFTILRRLDCVLAPTRDEVRALAEKYSGGALDVQVKRKTGLGFYNSSPFDFKLLLEDPEGLRANLMDYSTGFSANIDVFERFKFEHELATLDEKNRLYLVTSQFAEVDLHPDTISNAEMGDLFEYLIYKFAEASNEEAGEHYTPRDAIRLVVDLLFAEENKALMEPGTVRSIYDPTAGTGGMLSVAEERLLERNPDARLRLYGQEINDQSYAICKSDMIVKGQDADNIRLGDTLSDDLFWDRTFDFCMSNPPYGVDWKASQESVKREALAQNSRFSHGLPSIGDGQMLFLCHLASKMRPAHEGGGRAGIVLNGSPLFTGAAESGPSKIRQWLLEADLVEAIIALPTNMFFNTGIATYIWILDNTKRPERRGKVQLIDATSFWTKMRKSLGSKNRELDEKARDRIVALYDAFGDADPDLSKVLTANDFGYWTITVERPLFTANGKVSTDRKGNPKPDPKKRDTENVPFTYGGNTEGDAGRASTIKEYMEEEVLPHVPDSWVDNAKTKVGYEIPFTRLFYKYTPPRALAEIDDDLEKQVAKILDLLREVER, translated from the coding sequence TTGAGCAAGCTGGGTAACTTCGTCTGGGGCATCGCTGATCAGCTGCGCGGGGTGTACAAGCCGCATCAGTACGGCGGGGTGATTCTGCCGTTCACGATCTTGCGGCGGCTCGACTGCGTTCTGGCGCCCACTCGCGATGAGGTCAGGGCGCTGGCTGAGAAGTACTCCGGCGGTGCGCTGGACGTGCAGGTGAAGCGTAAGACCGGGCTGGGATTCTACAACTCTAGCCCGTTCGACTTCAAGCTCCTGCTCGAAGACCCTGAGGGTTTGCGCGCGAACCTGATGGACTACAGCACCGGGTTCTCGGCCAACATCGACGTGTTCGAACGGTTCAAGTTCGAACACGAACTCGCCACCCTGGACGAGAAGAACCGGCTGTATCTGGTCACCTCCCAGTTCGCCGAAGTAGACCTACACCCCGACACGATCTCTAACGCCGAGATGGGCGATCTGTTCGAGTACCTGATCTACAAGTTCGCCGAAGCTTCTAATGAGGAAGCCGGCGAGCACTACACCCCACGCGACGCAATTCGGCTGGTGGTCGATTTGCTGTTCGCCGAGGAGAACAAGGCGCTGATGGAGCCTGGCACCGTGCGCTCCATCTACGACCCCACCGCGGGCACAGGCGGGATGCTCTCGGTCGCTGAGGAGCGGCTGCTGGAGCGCAACCCGGATGCTCGACTGCGGTTGTACGGCCAGGAAATCAACGACCAGTCGTATGCGATCTGCAAGTCCGACATGATCGTCAAAGGCCAAGACGCCGACAACATTCGACTCGGCGACACCCTGTCCGATGATCTGTTCTGGGACCGGACCTTCGACTTCTGCATGTCCAACCCCCCATATGGGGTGGACTGGAAGGCCTCCCAGGAGTCGGTGAAAAGGGAAGCCTTGGCGCAGAACTCGCGGTTCTCCCACGGCCTGCCCAGCATTGGTGATGGCCAGATGCTGTTCTTGTGCCACCTGGCGTCGAAGATGCGGCCCGCCCACGAGGGAGGTGGCCGCGCAGGGATTGTCCTCAATGGGTCGCCGCTGTTCACGGGTGCGGCGGAATCCGGACCGTCGAAGATCCGGCAGTGGCTGCTGGAAGCTGATCTGGTGGAGGCGATCATCGCGCTGCCGACGAACATGTTCTTCAACACCGGCATCGCCACCTACATCTGGATCCTCGACAACACCAAACGACCCGAACGCCGGGGCAAGGTTCAGTTGATCGACGCGACATCGTTCTGGACGAAGATGCGCAAGAGTCTCGGATCGAAGAACCGTGAACTCGATGAGAAGGCCCGCGACCGCATCGTCGCGCTGTATGACGCGTTCGGTGACGCCGACCCGGACTTGTCGAAGGTCCTCACCGCCAATGACTTCGGCTACTGGACCATCACTGTCGAACGTCCGCTTTTCACCGCGAACGGGAAGGTATCGACCGACCGCAAGGGCAACCCGAAGCCGGATCCGAAGAAGCGGGACACCGAGAACGTGCCGTTCACCTATGGCGGCAATACCGAAGGCGACGCCGGCCGAGCGTCGACCATCAAAGAGTACATGGAGGAAGAAGTTCTACCGCACGTTCCCGATTCCTGGGTAGACAACGCGAAAACCAAAGTGGGTTACGAGATCCCGTTCACCCGGCTATTTTATAAGTACACTCCACCCCGCGCCCTCGCTGAGATCGACGATGATCTCGAGAAGCAAGTGGCCAAGATCCTAGACTTGCTGCGGGAGGTGGAGCGGTGA
- a CDS encoding restriction endonuclease subunit S — protein sequence MSTGRPTSPSLIPWLYGADLPEDWYTSKVKHLAPQMRAGETITAESIEEIGLYPVYGGNGLRGYTGSRTHSGTRILIGRQGALCGNVHLVRGEFWASEHAIVVEPRDDVDPRWFAYLLRVMDLGQYSQTVAQPGIGTTQINALEVPVPSPGEQRAIADFLDRETARIDRLITEQQRLIDLLRERRETVSSVLFGHRVGHGDRLKWRFSERDDRARSAANELPLMSVSISWGVRRRDEVTDDEARAEDLAGYKICRRGELVINRMRAFQGALGIAPEDGIVSPDYAVLCPGADVDGDWLASVMRCDVFVGEMARRIKGIGSADLGSARTPRINISDLAEIRVDVPSTLSQVDELQKLRSETVKIDSLLVETEKFIELSQERRSALITAAVTGQIDVRDEVA from the coding sequence GTGAGCACCGGCCGTCCGACATCGCCGAGTCTCATCCCCTGGTTGTACGGTGCCGACCTGCCCGAGGATTGGTACACGTCGAAAGTCAAACACTTGGCGCCCCAGATGCGAGCCGGGGAAACGATCACGGCAGAGTCCATCGAAGAAATCGGCCTGTATCCGGTGTACGGCGGTAATGGGCTTCGCGGGTATACGGGCTCGAGAACCCATTCCGGAACGCGAATCTTGATCGGGAGGCAGGGCGCGCTATGCGGGAACGTTCACCTTGTCCGAGGCGAGTTCTGGGCATCTGAGCACGCAATCGTCGTCGAGCCACGCGATGACGTTGATCCACGTTGGTTTGCATACCTGCTTCGAGTCATGGACCTGGGCCAGTACTCACAAACTGTCGCACAACCAGGAATCGGCACTACGCAGATCAATGCACTGGAGGTGCCGGTACCTAGTCCAGGCGAGCAACGGGCGATCGCCGATTTCCTGGACAGGGAGACGGCCCGGATCGACAGGCTCATCACAGAGCAGCAGAGGCTTATCGACCTGTTGCGTGAACGGCGGGAGACAGTGTCTAGTGTACTGTTCGGCCATCGGGTCGGCCATGGAGACCGGCTCAAATGGCGCTTCAGCGAGAGAGACGATCGGGCACGGTCTGCGGCGAATGAATTGCCGCTGATGTCGGTTTCGATTTCGTGGGGTGTGCGCCGCCGTGACGAGGTGACTGATGACGAAGCGCGTGCAGAGGACCTCGCGGGCTATAAGATCTGCCGTCGCGGTGAGCTTGTCATCAATCGGATGCGAGCGTTCCAAGGTGCGCTTGGAATAGCGCCCGAAGACGGCATCGTTAGCCCGGACTATGCCGTGCTGTGCCCGGGCGCGGACGTTGACGGCGATTGGTTAGCGTCTGTGATGAGATGCGACGTTTTCGTAGGGGAGATGGCTCGTCGGATCAAAGGCATAGGCAGTGCGGACCTAGGGTCAGCGCGTACTCCCCGTATAAACATAAGTGACCTAGCCGAGATACGGGTCGATGTCCCATCGACGTTGTCGCAGGTTGATGAACTACAGAAGCTTCGATCCGAGACTGTGAAGATCGACAGCTTGCTCGTTGAAACCGAGAAGTTCATCGAGTTGTCCCAGGAGCGGAGATCTGCCCTGATCACCGCGGCGGTAACGGGTCAGATCGACGTACGTGACGAGGTGGCCTGA
- a CDS encoding type I restriction endonuclease subunit R, giving the protein MVQHNEIEFEKELAEYLAEHGWLYSPNDAGYEKARALFPEDVFGWLVDTQSEQLDKVVKPGSGDIAKQQDQLLDRVVKVLDTPLDNGGGTLNVLRKGFSHLAAKFQMCVFKPETTLNEKRNADYAAVRLRVMRQAHFSTADRRSVDLVFFVNGLPVATAELKTDFTQTVADAINQYKTSRLPKDPGTGIVQPLFVSGARALVHFAVTNDEVWMTTKLAGDKTHFLPFNRGTEEGGAGNPSNPEGSRTAYLWERVLQRDAWLNILGRLMYIKHESRTDPITGKTSRSATLRFPRFHQWEAVTELTAAVTAEGVGERYLIQHSAGSGKTDSIAWTAHRMARLQVDNQKVFDSVIVVTDRNVLDAQLQDAIKQIDNDAGIVVAIDRDEAAKAGGSKSGMLAKALTDGKLIIVVTIQTFPFAMAEIRRNKGLKGKRFAVIADEAHSSQSGQVAAKLKAVLTAEELQEIAEGAEIDVEAVLAAEATDRAKSANISYFAFTATPKAKTLELFGRRPSPDEPPAPFHVYTMKQAIEEGYILDVLTGYHSFKLAFQVGQNATNGEDVDQTEATKAVMRWVKLNPQTIAQKAAIIVEHFRDNVANLLDGHAKAMVVTDSRKAAVRYKLAIDDYIAHKGYGYGTLVAFSGTVQDPESGPDDFTEATMNPGVRDLRTSFRGDEYKVMIVANKFQTGFDQPLLCAMYVDKLLSGVTAVQTLSRLNRTYRTPSGVQKTAAMTQVVDFVNEPEEIRNAFEPYYTDAFLETETDPNLVHDLAAKLDTAGIYTDAEIDQCAEAFVKEKGNNALAAAIDPGKKRFAERYQAALIDNGGEGDKAALAELDMFRKDIGSFVRLYDFMSQIIDYGDPALEKKHIYFRHLERVIQPDNYTAPINLSDVVLKKVKQIDRGRIDIGLGVRVGLTGVTAAGSGEKRDPKMVAFQQVLDRLNDLFGSEDFTESQKVSFLESLLRTLLDDQALVQQAKVNTAKQFSESPDFDDAVTGAVADNHGANEKMSDYFFTNAPGRTRLVSDIAKWFYQVVVAEVA; this is encoded by the coding sequence ATGGTCCAGCACAACGAGATCGAATTCGAGAAGGAGCTAGCCGAATACCTCGCTGAGCATGGCTGGCTGTACTCGCCGAACGATGCGGGCTACGAAAAGGCGCGCGCCCTGTTCCCCGAGGACGTGTTCGGGTGGTTGGTCGACACTCAGTCGGAGCAGTTGGACAAGGTGGTCAAGCCTGGGTCAGGGGATATCGCCAAGCAGCAGGACCAGTTGCTCGACCGGGTCGTGAAAGTCCTTGACACACCTCTGGACAACGGAGGTGGAACCCTCAACGTCCTGCGGAAGGGGTTTTCGCATCTGGCGGCGAAATTCCAGATGTGTGTGTTTAAACCCGAAACCACGTTGAATGAGAAGCGCAACGCTGACTATGCGGCCGTACGCCTGAGGGTTATGCGGCAGGCACACTTTTCCACCGCTGATCGCCGTTCGGTGGATCTCGTGTTCTTCGTCAACGGACTGCCTGTCGCGACGGCGGAGTTGAAGACCGACTTCACCCAGACGGTCGCCGATGCGATCAACCAGTACAAGACTTCCCGCCTGCCGAAAGACCCTGGCACCGGAATAGTTCAACCGCTGTTCGTTTCGGGTGCTCGGGCCTTGGTGCATTTCGCCGTCACCAACGACGAGGTCTGGATGACCACCAAACTCGCCGGCGACAAGACCCACTTCCTGCCATTCAACCGCGGCACCGAAGAAGGTGGTGCCGGCAACCCCTCGAATCCGGAGGGGTCGCGGACCGCGTATCTGTGGGAGCGGGTGTTGCAGCGTGATGCGTGGCTGAACATCCTGGGCCGGTTGATGTACATCAAGCACGAGTCGCGCACCGACCCGATCACCGGCAAAACCAGCCGCTCGGCAACGTTGAGGTTCCCCCGGTTCCATCAATGGGAAGCCGTCACCGAGTTGACCGCCGCGGTCACCGCCGAGGGTGTTGGCGAACGGTACCTGATCCAGCACTCGGCAGGCTCCGGCAAAACTGATTCGATCGCCTGGACGGCGCATCGCATGGCCAGGTTGCAGGTCGACAACCAGAAGGTGTTCGACTCGGTCATCGTGGTGACCGACCGCAACGTGCTCGATGCCCAGTTGCAGGACGCGATCAAGCAGATCGACAACGACGCCGGCATCGTCGTCGCCATCGACCGCGACGAAGCCGCAAAGGCCGGCGGTTCGAAGTCAGGGATGCTGGCCAAGGCGTTGACCGACGGCAAGCTGATCATCGTCGTCACCATCCAGACGTTCCCGTTCGCGATGGCCGAGATCCGCAGGAACAAGGGCTTGAAGGGCAAGAGGTTCGCCGTCATCGCCGATGAGGCGCATTCGTCGCAGTCGGGGCAGGTGGCCGCCAAACTGAAAGCGGTGTTGACCGCTGAGGAGTTGCAGGAGATCGCCGAAGGCGCCGAGATCGACGTGGAAGCCGTTCTGGCCGCGGAGGCCACCGATCGGGCAAAATCAGCGAACATCTCCTATTTCGCGTTCACCGCCACCCCGAAGGCCAAGACGCTGGAGTTGTTCGGCCGCCGCCCCAGCCCGGATGAGCCACCGGCACCGTTTCACGTGTACACGATGAAGCAGGCCATCGAGGAGGGCTACATTCTCGACGTGCTCACCGGCTACCACTCGTTCAAGCTGGCGTTCCAGGTCGGACAGAACGCCACCAACGGCGAGGACGTGGATCAGACCGAGGCCACCAAAGCCGTGATGCGTTGGGTGAAACTCAACCCGCAGACCATCGCGCAGAAAGCCGCGATCATCGTCGAACACTTCCGCGACAACGTCGCAAACTTGCTCGACGGGCACGCCAAGGCCATGGTCGTCACCGACTCCCGTAAAGCCGCTGTCCGCTACAAGCTCGCGATCGATGATTACATCGCCCACAAGGGCTACGGTTACGGCACCCTGGTCGCTTTCTCTGGCACCGTCCAGGATCCAGAATCCGGACCTGATGATTTCACGGAAGCCACCATGAACCCGGGCGTGCGGGACCTTCGCACTTCATTTCGTGGGGATGAGTACAAGGTGATGATCGTCGCCAACAAGTTCCAGACTGGCTTCGATCAACCGCTGCTATGTGCAATGTACGTCGACAAACTGCTGTCCGGGGTCACCGCAGTGCAGACGCTGTCGAGGCTGAACCGCACCTACCGCACCCCCTCCGGTGTGCAGAAGACCGCGGCGATGACCCAGGTCGTGGACTTCGTCAACGAACCCGAAGAGATCCGCAACGCATTCGAGCCGTACTACACCGACGCGTTCTTAGAAACCGAAACCGACCCCAACCTCGTACACGACCTGGCCGCCAAACTCGACACTGCCGGCATCTACACCGACGCCGAGATCGACCAGTGCGCCGAGGCTTTCGTCAAGGAGAAGGGCAACAACGCCCTGGCCGCGGCGATCGACCCCGGAAAGAAACGCTTCGCCGAGCGCTACCAGGCCGCGCTGATCGACAACGGCGGGGAAGGTGACAAAGCCGCCCTTGCCGAGTTGGACATGTTCCGCAAAGACATCGGCTCGTTCGTGCGCCTGTATGACTTCATGTCACAGATCATCGACTACGGCGACCCCGCGTTGGAGAAGAAACACATCTACTTTCGCCACCTCGAGCGGGTCATCCAACCGGATAACTACACCGCGCCCATCAATCTGTCGGATGTGGTGTTGAAGAAGGTCAAGCAGATCGACCGCGGCAGAATCGACATCGGCCTCGGTGTGCGGGTCGGCCTGACGGGTGTCACCGCGGCTGGATCCGGGGAGAAGCGTGACCCGAAAATGGTTGCGTTCCAACAAGTCCTCGACCGGCTCAACGACCTGTTCGGATCCGAAGACTTCACCGAATCCCAGAAGGTCTCGTTCCTCGAATCACTGCTGCGCACCTTGCTCGATGACCAAGCGCTCGTGCAACAAGCGAAAGTCAACACCGCCAAGCAATTCAGCGAATCGCCGGACTTCGACGACGCAGTCACCGGCGCGGTCGCCGACAATCACGGCGCCAACGAGAAGATGAGCGACTACTTCTTCACCAATGCACCGGGCAGGACACGGCTGGTGTCCGACATTGCGAAGTGGTTCTACCAGGTTGTCGTTGCCGAAGTAGCCTAA
- a CDS encoding adenylate/guanylate cyclase domain-containing protein, whose protein sequence is MEQWTVITSPYSWVSSNSRIKDILDQPAGQFVETDDLPSRDKLTYTNGFYGLCSSIFIDIRNSSGLTQKYKRPTLAKIYRSFISEMVAVLNGHENVREVNIVGDCVWAVYNTPWKSDIDGVFEKACTANTLLKLLNAHFAKKSLDPLRIGIGVDWGRVLMIKAGYSGSSINDVIYMGDVVNRAAHLAHKAGQNYEKSIWTGPDFYGNLNEHNSGLLTQKWDFEVGSVYTGDVVLTAMDTWIDENF, encoded by the coding sequence GTGGAACAGTGGACGGTAATTACAAGCCCCTACAGCTGGGTCTCCAGCAACTCGCGTATCAAAGACATTCTCGATCAACCTGCCGGTCAGTTCGTGGAAACCGACGATCTTCCCAGCCGCGATAAACTCACCTACACCAACGGCTTTTACGGCCTCTGTTCTTCGATCTTCATTGACATTCGAAACTCATCCGGCTTAACGCAGAAGTACAAGCGACCAACGCTGGCCAAGATTTACCGCTCGTTCATCTCCGAAATGGTCGCGGTGCTGAACGGACATGAAAATGTTCGAGAAGTAAACATTGTCGGCGACTGCGTCTGGGCTGTCTACAACACCCCGTGGAAATCCGATATCGACGGAGTTTTCGAAAAGGCCTGCACAGCCAACACGCTGCTAAAGCTGCTCAACGCGCACTTCGCCAAGAAGAGCCTCGACCCCCTGAGAATCGGCATCGGTGTCGACTGGGGACGCGTGTTAATGATCAAAGCGGGCTACAGTGGCAGCAGCATCAACGACGTGATCTACATGGGAGACGTGGTGAATCGAGCCGCTCACTTGGCACACAAAGCTGGCCAAAATTACGAGAAGTCGATTTGGACTGGCCCCGACTTTTACGGGAACCTCAATGAACACAACAGCGGGCTGCTCACCCAGAAATGGGATTTCGAAGTTGGCAGCGTCTACACCGGCGACGTTGTATTGACCGCAATGGACACATGGATTGACGAGAACTTCTAG
- a CDS encoding Pycsar system effector family protein, which produces MSNSGDSHQAKPAVGPEVDPAVDAAEAWKAVGLVNDWVKHAETKAAATLTAAGVMGGVLYNLVNGETSYDCLMRLAAPLCGLLVVAAAGSAIVALWPRLAKREPPTNALYFDHIARKHPDSPTEYVKELRALVLAPEELLTQLGQQVWANARVARRKYQAVGWGLVFLFSGGAALGLVALDLALMSVSN; this is translated from the coding sequence ATGTCAAACTCCGGTGACAGTCACCAGGCCAAGCCTGCTGTCGGGCCTGAAGTCGATCCAGCAGTCGATGCAGCCGAGGCATGGAAAGCGGTGGGTTTAGTCAACGACTGGGTCAAGCATGCCGAGACCAAGGCAGCGGCCACGCTCACGGCCGCAGGTGTCATGGGAGGTGTGCTGTACAACCTGGTTAACGGTGAGACGAGTTATGACTGTCTGATGAGGTTGGCGGCACCGCTGTGCGGGCTGTTGGTTGTTGCCGCTGCTGGTAGCGCGATCGTGGCGTTGTGGCCGCGCCTTGCCAAGCGCGAACCTCCAACGAATGCGCTGTATTTCGATCACATCGCACGTAAACATCCGGACTCGCCGACCGAGTACGTGAAGGAACTGCGGGCGCTCGTACTCGCTCCGGAAGAGCTTTTGACTCAACTTGGCCAGCAGGTCTGGGCGAATGCCCGTGTTGCTCGGCGGAAATACCAGGCTGTGGGCTGGGGGCTGGTGTTTCTGTTCTCCGGCGGGGCAGCCCTTGGCCTTGTGGCGCTTGATCTCGCTCTAATGTCGGTATCGAATTGA
- a CDS encoding MMPL/RND family transporter, whose product MADRTAGSSVTPARAARRETPVDPASSREYSARLAALGRFTVRHKALTIGVWIGAAIVLALLFPQLETVVRQQSVDLIPRDAPSLQTVERLSTAFNEQGSKTMLFVAMEDPAGLTPATQQRYDRLLERLRADSEHVLLVQDLLADPVTRAQAVSADGTSWYLPVGVSGTLGDPTAAESVQAVRDITAEVFAGSSTTAQVTGPPATFSDMIAAAEHDLLLISIATAAMIALILLIVYRSVFTALLPLLVIGLSLAVGRGVLSALGEMGMPVSQFTVAFMTAILLGAGTDYTVFLISRYHEQRRAQVPAEQAIIHATASIGRVILASAATVALAFLAMVFARLSVFAALGPACAIAVLFGFLATVTLLPPVLALAAKRGIGEPKSDRTRRYWNSVAVAVVRRPVPLLIVSLVILLALSAVAATIKISYDDRKGQPATTASNQGYQLLDRHFRKDVVITEFLVVENPTDMRTGKGLADLDEMASRVSQVPGVTKVSGVTRPTGERLDQAQLAWQNGQIGDKMAGAVADGNARRDDLTKLTDGADQLAGGLAQLDTTVRTALTPLAGILTQAQSAGAQVNQFRPLLQQLSATAPAVDQAIQAGPGLRPLADQAQHAITTLDPLVGALNTSPWCATTPQCAQIRDQVQILTTLRNNGFFTQIADLGDRYNPASNATVAGTLTTVQNAVTSLDNAFGALGNPADLASNLRRLQDGIGQLASGAQALATGVRTLADSNIEMLSGMSQIATQLQNSARAAQDSDSASGFYLPANAFENRQFTDVAKQFLSPDGKTARFMIETSYDPYSVEAMNLAHQITDVANAARPNTSLAEATVSVAGFPAVNSDIQRFLWADFFQLALATTVIVGLILVLLLRALLAPIYLLGTVLLNYLASIGFGVLVFQWILGHEIAWPVPLLAFIILVAVGADYNMLLVSRLREESGSNIRVGVLRTVANTGAVITSAGLIFAVSMFGLMVGSVAIMIQAGLIIGFGLLLDTFLVRTLTVPAIATLLREASWWPQRAPTNQPPTAVTSPR is encoded by the coding sequence GTGGCCGACCGCACGGCAGGCTCTTCGGTAACACCGGCCCGCGCTGCCCGGCGCGAGACTCCCGTCGATCCCGCGTCCAGCCGTGAATACAGCGCTCGGCTCGCAGCGTTGGGACGATTCACTGTGCGGCACAAAGCCTTGACCATCGGGGTGTGGATCGGCGCCGCGATCGTCTTGGCGCTGCTGTTCCCGCAGCTGGAAACGGTGGTGCGCCAGCAGTCGGTGGATTTGATTCCGCGCGACGCCCCGTCGCTGCAAACGGTGGAGCGGCTGAGTACCGCCTTCAACGAGCAGGGGTCGAAAACCATGCTGTTCGTGGCCATGGAAGACCCCGCCGGTCTGACCCCGGCGACCCAACAGCGCTACGACCGCCTTCTGGAACGACTGCGCGCAGACAGCGAGCACGTGTTACTGGTGCAGGATCTGCTGGCCGATCCGGTCACCCGAGCCCAGGCTGTCAGCGCCGACGGCACATCGTGGTATCTGCCGGTGGGAGTGAGCGGCACGCTGGGTGACCCGACCGCTGCGGAGTCCGTCCAGGCGGTGCGGGACATCACCGCAGAAGTGTTCGCCGGTTCGTCCACCACCGCGCAGGTGACCGGGCCGCCGGCGACGTTCAGTGACATGATCGCCGCCGCCGAGCATGATCTGCTGTTGATCTCGATCGCCACCGCCGCCATGATCGCGCTGATCCTGCTGATCGTCTACCGGTCGGTGTTCACCGCGCTGCTGCCGCTGCTGGTGATCGGGCTGAGCTTGGCCGTCGGGCGCGGCGTCCTGTCCGCGCTGGGCGAGATGGGCATGCCGGTCTCACAATTCACCGTCGCGTTCATGACCGCGATCCTGCTCGGCGCCGGCACCGACTACACCGTGTTCCTGATCAGCCGCTACCACGAGCAGCGCCGCGCCCAGGTACCGGCCGAGCAGGCCATCATCCACGCCACCGCCAGCATCGGCCGCGTCATCCTGGCCTCCGCCGCCACCGTGGCCCTGGCCTTCCTGGCCATGGTGTTCGCCCGCTTGAGCGTGTTCGCCGCCCTAGGCCCCGCATGCGCCATCGCGGTCCTGTTCGGTTTCCTGGCCACCGTCACCCTGCTACCGCCCGTGCTGGCACTGGCAGCTAAACGGGGCATCGGTGAACCCAAATCCGATCGCACCCGCCGCTATTGGAACAGTGTCGCCGTCGCGGTGGTGCGCCGTCCGGTGCCACTGCTGATCGTCAGCCTCGTCATCCTGCTCGCGCTGTCAGCGGTAGCCGCGACCATCAAAATCAGCTACGACGACCGCAAAGGCCAACCCGCCACCACCGCCAGCAACCAGGGCTACCAACTGTTGGACCGCCACTTCCGCAAAGACGTCGTCATCACCGAATTCCTCGTCGTCGAGAACCCCACCGACATGCGCACCGGCAAAGGACTGGCCGACCTCGACGAAATGGCCTCCCGCGTCTCCCAGGTTCCCGGTGTCACCAAAGTCTCCGGCGTCACCCGCCCCACCGGGGAACGCCTCGATCAAGCGCAACTGGCCTGGCAAAACGGTCAAATAGGAGACAAGATGGCCGGCGCGGTCGCCGACGGTAACGCTCGCCGCGACGACCTCACCAAACTCACCGACGGCGCCGATCAACTCGCCGGCGGACTGGCCCAACTCGACACCACCGTGCGCACCGCACTGACCCCCCTGGCGGGCATCCTCACGCAAGCCCAATCCGCCGGCGCTCAGGTCAACCAGTTCCGACCACTACTGCAACAACTCTCAGCGACCGCCCCTGCGGTCGATCAGGCCATCCAAGCCGGCCCCGGCCTACGCCCCCTGGCCGACCAAGCACAACACGCCATCACCACCTTGGACCCGCTCGTCGGTGCCCTCAACACCTCGCCGTGGTGTGCCACCACACCCCAATGCGCCCAGATCCGCGACCAAGTACAGATCCTGACCACCCTGCGCAACAACGGATTCTTCACCCAAATCGCCGACCTCGGCGACCGCTACAACCCCGCCAGCAATGCCACCGTCGCCGGCACCCTCACCACCGTCCAAAACGCCGTCACCTCGCTGGACAACGCTTTCGGGGCGCTGGGAAACCCCGCTGACCTGGCCAGCAACCTGCGCCGCCTCCAAGACGGGATCGGCCAACTCGCCTCCGGAGCCCAAGCGTTGGCCACCGGTGTGCGCACCCTAGCCGACAGCAACATCGAAATGCTCTCCGGGATGAGCCAGATCGCCACCCAACTCCAGAACTCTGCACGCGCCGCCCAGGACTCCGACTCAGCAAGCGGTTTCTATCTGCCGGCCAACGCCTTCGAGAACCGCCAATTCACCGACGTCGCGAAACAATTCCTCTCACCAGACGGCAAAACAGCACGGTTCATGATCGAAACCAGCTACGACCCCTACAGCGTCGAGGCCATGAACCTCGCCCACCAGATCACCGACGTCGCCAACGCCGCGCGCCCCAACACCTCCCTGGCTGAGGCCACCGTCTCGGTCGCCGGCTTCCCCGCCGTCAACTCCGACATCCAACGATTCCTCTGGGCAGACTTCTTCCAACTTGCGCTGGCCACCACCGTCATTGTCGGCCTCATCCTGGTGCTGCTGCTACGCGCACTACTGGCACCGATCTACCTGCTCGGCACCGTCCTGCTCAACTACCTCGCCTCGATCGGATTCGGCGTCCTGGTATTTCAGTGGATCCTCGGTCACGAAATCGCTTGGCCGGTACCTCTATTGGCGTTCATCATCCTCGTCGCCGTCGGCGCCGACTACAACATGCTGCTGGTCTCCCGACTACGCGAAGAATCCGGAAGCAACATCCGCGTCGGAGTGCTGCGCACCGTCGCCAACACCGGCGCCGTCATCACCTCCGCCGGCCTGATCTTCGCCGTCAGCATGTTCGGCCTCATGGTCGGCTCGGTAGCCATCATGATCCAAGCCGGCCTCATCATCGGCTTCGGACTACTGCTCGACACCTTCCTCGTACGCACCCTCACCGTGCCCGCCATCGCCACACTCCTCCGCGAAGCAAGCTGGTGGCCACAACGTGCGCCAACAAACCAACCCCCAACGGCAGTCACCTCCCCCAGATAA
- a CDS encoding DUF6188 family protein: protein MYTQWIEDCVVQRVSVRDGLVLDLDDYNEVVISRPLLLTLPAADRFPAEAVLINPLQISVYERPLLNLAGAVCTQAWSGDDGGLHLGFSRGHRIDVDPDEQFTAWELYGKRHGYMACLPHGRVRVVRHDIPESDDANIVNR, encoded by the coding sequence ATGTACACCCAGTGGATCGAAGATTGTGTCGTGCAACGGGTTTCGGTGCGCGACGGCTTGGTACTCGACCTGGACGACTACAACGAAGTCGTCATCTCGCGCCCCCTGCTGCTCACTCTGCCCGCAGCAGATCGCTTTCCCGCCGAGGCAGTCCTCATCAATCCCTTGCAGATCTCGGTCTACGAGCGCCCGCTGCTGAACCTGGCCGGCGCAGTGTGCACCCAGGCCTGGTCCGGTGACGACGGGGGGTTGCACCTGGGCTTCTCCCGTGGTCACCGCATCGACGTCGACCCCGACGAGCAGTTCACCGCGTGGGAGCTGTACGGCAAGCGGCACGGCTACATGGCCTGTCTGCCGCACGGGCGTGTCCGCGTGGTCCGACACGACATCCCCGAAAGCGACGACGCCAACATCGTGAACCGATAA